The Triticum aestivum cultivar Chinese Spring chromosome 5A, IWGSC CS RefSeq v2.1, whole genome shotgun sequence genomic sequence CGTGTATGGCGGCTGGTGCGGCTCATGAGGCGTCCCTCCTTGGTGGCTGACGAGCGATATGTCTCGGCTCGCCGCCGCGGATGGAAATGGTGACATGGTGTATCACGCGCTCCCTCGAGCAGGCATGGTCGCCGCCACATCATGCGTGGTAGCTCGCCACGTTTGCAGGAGCGGGATGTGCCACCCGTGGCCGCATGGCGAAGTAGAGCAGCAGGAAGCGGCGGCTGCAGCGAGCAGCAGCGCCACGCTATGGCCGAAGATTGGTGGCGTCCATGGAGTTGTTCTTCGGGCATGGTGAACAACGGTCCTCTCCAGCTCCAACAACCGCCACCGTAAGCCGGCGAGAATAGCCAGCCCTCTGCTCGCAAACTGTTTGACGAAATGCCACAAAGACAAATATGGTAGCAAACTTTGACGGATGGGTCCCACATCCAACCTAACAGTCAATGCCATCTGTGTTGACTTTTAGTGCCACGTGGACCTGACCAGCGGGCCCGACATGTCAAAAATTGGTTTAATTCGTCTCAAATCGGTCATTTGAGTTTATTGCGAAAATTTGCAAGAAAAGTGGTAGATTTTTTAGGCACGCAAGAAATGTGTGGCAATTCCGGATGAGAActtcaaatgtggtggttttttgcaattcactcggtTATGGCTCAATGGATGGTTATAAGCTAGTATTATCTTGTGTGTTGAAGTTTTCGTTTTGGATTAAAGCTGTGGATTGGATTGACCATGGGATGGGGATCAGAGAATTTGTGaacagtgtttggataatcgaTCCTCCtctatttagtttctttgtttGCACGGTCAAATTCAGCTTACAACATCTCTGATGTGGATTGTTGGTTCTCCAGCTATTGGACTTATATGGGGACTTCCAGAAGGTGCCCTGTTTTGTTTCACCATGTTACAGGTTGTTTCTTCTGTTGACTTCAATCTTTTCCTGATTTGCTTTGAATATTGTGCTTCCTATGGTTTTCTCTGCCCTTGGTAACTACGTGTCCTTGCAGATATTGACATGGATGAGAGATGATATAGTTCGCTGTCTGGAACTGGTGCTGTGACTGACTGATCTCTCCCATCCAAGCAGGTTTATCCTATCCCCTCACTGTTTTGATGCATTATTTAGCTGTTTATAAGTAGCTTCGTCTCTCCAAAGCAAAAATTCATGAGAAGGTCTCTTGGTCGTTGCAGGTCCTAATTGACTATTTAGGTTCAACCTGATGCGGAGTTATCTGTTTGAAGATCTTCTAAACCCTACACTTTTCCAATTCATTGCAATTTGTTCAGCATATAAATTATCTTATTATGGAGAAAATTTGAACATTCAGATTGATTTGTTGGATAGATTCGAAGGTTTCTCTGGGGCTTCAGTCTAGATGGGACATCCTAAAACTGAAAAAACTCGGTGCTCTCAACAAACGAAAAATTATCTTATGCCATGTTATCTCCTGAAGAAACTACTGTTGTCTTGGTTGCCTTTTGCTCGTAGCATTGATCAAGCCATGCCGGTAGCCATTCAAAATATGATACCTTTTTGGTTTCTGATCCTCTCTGTGGTTTACTTTGTTATATCTGTACTACCCATCCATGTGTTTCTGTTGGTCTGTTGGCCTGGCTTGTTCTTTGCACAGTATATGTTGGAATTGGTGGGTGTGCCCTGTAGAGTCAGGTCAGTGCCTGGTCTGCTCTCAATGCAAAAATTAGCTATGTTCCTCTCTTCTCCAATCTCCAGTGGCTAATCAACGATTCTGTCTGTCACGTAATACAAGGTGAATTTTATCTCGTTTATGATATGCGCATTTGTTCGTTTAGATACAAGACAGTGGAGATTGTATTGAAGGGTAGAGGTTTGGGTGATTCATGGATGTTCTTTAGCACTTCGGATGATATCTTAAGTCTGGGATTGGAATTGTTGGTCATGCCTGCATGGTTGAGGATTCATAAGTATCTTGAGGCGCGACTGGACTGTTTAGATATATTCTCCTCTTTGATTTCTCCATATGAGCAATTTGGTTTCTGTTCTGAGTATTATTTGGATTTTTGGTTGCTCTCCAGCATTTGAGCGTAGGCTTGCCCGGACTACTTTTTGGCTCAATAATTGCTCTAGGAGATTCTTCATGATTTGATCTTGCCAAACTTCTCTCTTAAATTTTAACATTCCAAACATTGTCCTTTCTTGTCAGTAACTCTTAGTTCTATGCAGATATGACGTACAATGAGGATAATTCAAACCAATGTGCATAACTTCACTAAACCAGGCTTATCCCCATCTCCCTTGCTATATTTGTTCACAAGTTTTCGATGTTGAACAGCTTTCTCCAAAaatggttaggcatcatggtctttTGGTCATTGCAGGTGTACTTGACAATTTTACTGACTTCACATTTTCTATTTAGTTAGCTAGAAAAATTAGCTTCCAAACTTATCCGCAGAGGTGAAGAGTTCTAAAAGCTTGTTTGGGAACTTCGTTCTGGATAGAGGAGTCTTCTACAACCACAAACTTATACCTATGCTGCATCCTTGTTTTGACTCATTGTCCAGTTCTAATTATGGTCTGACTTTCCTTGAAGAAATTTCTAAGTATGCCTATTATATTTTGGTTGTTCATTGATCGGCACTGTTGGAGGTTTTATTGCAGATTGTAGAGTTGGAAAGTCTAGCAAAACGTCAGTTGTTGTGTAGACTTGGTGAAGCCCGGGCGGTTTTGACTTCTGATTAATCCTGATCCTGAAGCATATTACTTGATTTGGTATTTGTGGCAGCTTTCAGTTTGAACTTGCATTCAGTGGTAGTTTGGAGTTAGTAGTGTGCACATCTGGTTCTTCCAACCGTCCTGAAGCATCTTATTACTTGGTTTCTGTTGCGCCATCCTACTGATTACGACATCTGCTTCAGCTTGCATGTGGTTTGGACGGAATATGATCTCAGCTTTAGCTCTGAATCAACATAATGCTAGAAGTAACGATGTCCTAACTGGAAGTTCCTTTAGTCTCAAACAAGGATTCAACAATGGAAATATCAGTTCATACTCAAAGTTTGCATAGCAGATTATCAAATTTTGATTTGGCTATAGATTACTACTTGGTTGACATACTGTTTCCGGAAGTTGGGTCTTAATATTAGGCTGATTGTATCTATAATCTTATCTTTAGCTTGCAAATTTATCACCTTGTACATGAGCTCTAAATGCGGTAAAAGATTTGCCAGTCTACTATTCTACATTTTCTTGTCCACACTTGGTTTGCTCATTTAACTATTTTCCTATTGAGTTCTTTAGGATCATCTTATGACACACAATCAATTTTTGATGTGCACAGATTTTTAACTTCAGTGATAAAGAAAGATCCCTTCTAGTTGTTTGCTGGCTCTCTCACTTGACTTGTAGTTGGGTAATGTTGATGTCTTGATATGCAGAAAGAGGCTAAGGAATTATTGCCATATACTAAAACAATGGAGAGTTGAAGCTTCTGAACTGGAAGCTTGAACAAATAGTTTGCCCTGAACACTCTACTCTTGATTTCTTAGATTACTGTCATCTCCACTAATCATGATTCCGGTTTGGTGGTATGGAAttgatttttcagaaaatgatgttCTTCTCATTGGTGCTTCGCTAGTTGGGATCTGGATTACATATCTTCAATTCAATGCATCTTCTTGGTTTGCTGGAGAACTCCTGGTTTTAATTTGACAACTAGCAAAACAGTCTGGCTAATTTGATGATTCCTGCTGATTGTGTACTTTTAACTCAAGTAGCTCATATTCCTGGATTGAAGACAAAAAGCGTTCACACATCTTAACGTCTTCTAATGGCTAATTTGATCTGGTGTATGGGATCTTCAACTACATTTTCTCAAATCTCTAATTACATAATCTTGGTTTTCTTCCTAATTTCAATTTCCTTAGCAGCTAGCAAATTTACTAATTTGCCGATTCCTGCCAATTGCATAGTCTTGACTCCAGCTATGCATATGCCACACATTATGCATAGTCCATGCATCCTGAATTTTGTAGTCTGACCCTATAATAATGGGATAAAACTGCAAATTCTTATTTTCAAGATTGAAGGTTTGAATCACCCTCACCCGACTATAGAAATTAGTCACTCTCCATTGAGGCTACGGAATTTATAGCTTTCTTTGTTTATGCCCCTGTGTCTATCTTATGATCTTGTGCAATTGTTGTGCAAATATTTTCTGGCTTGTATGCTTAGCTGAAATAATTGGTTGTAGTGTTTGCTAATTTTTTGTGTCTAGTAGTTCTGTAGTTTAACACTGCctttgccggtcccaagcccggatgaGAAAATGTGGAGGGAACTGCATCGTTTGCATTAGAACTTGCATGGTCCCAAGTCCGAATATTTGAAATTGATTAACAGTGAATGAGGTGAGTATAAGCTACGGTCCTTACCGGCCTAATCGTATAGTGTGGTAGCATATGATTCAAGCTTTGAAATGCATCCTTTCTATGGTCAGTGTTAGAACTGACTGTCTCGCTGATTCCTTTCTGAAGCTGTACTAGGTCGGTGTTTTTCTTACGGTCCCAACGTAAAGTGAGTGTATATAGATCTGCATGAAGGGCCTCGTGTACAACTACTATCCAGAAAGATGTAGTTCAGTTGTTCTGGGTAAGAGAATGCTATGGTAACCTGCAGTTTCCTGGACCTAGATGCAAGATGGTTCATCAGTTCACTGGTAATTTCTACTACTAGGGTGTTGTTGTAGACATGTCTTAGCATCTTGGATCATTAAAGTAGTGAGCTAAATGCTCTTATATCGTTATTTTCAACCTAAAAGCAACTACAGAACTAAACTTAGATCTATGCAGTGCCTGGGCGAGCTTGAACGAAAACGTTACCACAGAAACAGCAAGAAATTGAGTGGTGAACATGCGAAAAAGCGTAATTATTTTATGCATCTACTAGTAACAACATCAGGTTTTTAAGGGGGGAGAAAACACAACCTGCAAGTGACACATTATCACTTTACAAAATCAACAATGATAAAGCAGTGTCTCTTGAACGTCTATGCAGTAGACTAAAAACGTTGCAAAGAAATTCATAACAAGCCGTGCAAGAAAGAAACTGCGGGTATGCCAACCACAAAACTTCACAATGCCAAAAATTATTTCGCATTCATAATAGAGTATATATGAAAAACACGACTCAAAATCTGAACTAAGAACTCGACGACGATAAAGCATGCAATATAACATGTCTCGCAAAATGCGTCCATAGATAGAACACACAAGATAAACAGCTACCAAAACAGCAAGATGTCTCAGACTCCAGATAAACGATAACATGACACAAAATCATACTTTAGGGTCTCTTAAGGTAGGACGATAGACTGCTACTACAACTAGATGATCACTGGCTGACGCCGAGCCACTTGGAGAAGACGTCGAACTCAGTGTAGTCGCTGTCAGAGATCATGGTCTGGTACCAGGCCTTCCCAGCAGCCTTGATCTTAGATGCCTCCTCCTACAATAACAAGTGTTCCTCAATCAGTATGAGAATAACAAATACAAGATGCAGCATATGGAATTTAACCATCAGATATCAGACAACTTTTGAAAGGGCAACAGAAAAACAACAGTATCCCAAGCACCCAAACATGAAAAGAAATGCTTTTAATTCACCAGCAATAACTTTGATCACATACAATTTCCTACTCTTGGAGTTTCAAATGCAATCATGATTAATGTTAAAACAATACTGCCTCAGATTTTCAGTACAGCAAAACCAAGCAGTTCATGTCCTTCCAGGAAGATTCAGTGCTAAAGTAACAAGACAAGTAAAAAGGCAATCAAGCTTCAAGACAAACTGAGATAAATAGCATACAACAAGCAAAAAACAATCACATTGGATACTTAAAAATTCAGTATGGCAGGCCATCAAAGAAATTGCACATTGTATTCCTTTAGATAAAGAATGTATGCATCTTAGAGCAACACAACCATCCATACTGATGAATCAGGCTAACAAAGCAAATATACTAACAAATCAAGACAGGCGCCTTCATTATGGATACAGAAGTTTAGACATGCAACTACAAACTGAAGTACACAGAAACGCACTACAAGTctatgtaaagaaaacaaaattagTGTGCTTGCTCCATATAGAACAGTGCAAACGTACAACCACAAGGCGCTTTGAATAGCAAGCATCATAAAGTTGAATTATCTAGATAATATCAGGTTTTAGGCATTCAAGAATAGTTATCATCATAAACTGATCAGATCCTATTATTGAATCAGGCATTCCAGAATTGTTATCATCATAAACTAACTAATCATAACCTATTGATGAATCAGGCTACATACCACTACACAAAGACTTGCTCAAACCTTAGTACGAACATCCAACAATTACTTCAGAATTATAAGCTATATGTAATCATGTGTAATTAGATATGAAACAGATGGCAAAGGGAAGAGAGTAGCATACCGCGCTGAGCTTGGTCCTCTTGGAGTTGATCTTCTCCTTCCTGGCCTTAACACGGGCTGCCTCAGCAAGAACTGCCATCCTGCGGGCAGTTCCAAAATAGGGGTTCAGCTTGAGGACGGCAGCAGCGTTCTTCAGAGGGTTCTTCCTGGCCTCCCTGCGCTTGACCTCCTTGTTGATGGGCTTCACCACAGACTGGACCTCATCAGAGTTGATGAGGCGGCCAAGGTCAGCATTGGTCATCTTGGGCCTGGGGAGAACGAAGCCCTTCTTCTTGGAGGAAGACGCCTCAAAGGAGCCGTACACCTCGTCCAGCTTCTTGAAGGCAGACTCGGTCCAGATCACAAACCGGCCaaggtggccaccaggggcaaggtCGAGCAAGTTGAGGCGCTCGACGTTGGCAACATCCACACCAGGGAGGTTGCGGAAGGCCTTGACGATCTTGGAGCCCTCGGTGCCGTAGACGATGAGGGGGCCCTTGCGGTTGATGTACCTGCGGTTGCGCATCTTACCCTTGCCGGGGCGGATGCCGACGGACTGCTTGGCCTTCTCGGCGTCGGCGTAGGCGCCCAGCTGCTTGAGGACCTTGATGGCCTGGGCGGTCTTCTCGATGCCCTCGGCCGAGTCGGAGACGACGAGCGGGAACTCGGGGACGGACTCGATGCGGTGGCCGCGGGCGGTGACGATGGCCgggacggcggtggcggcgagggcgGAGGCGACGGCGACGCGGCGGAGGCGGACGTTGACGCGGCGGTGCCACTTGCGCCAGATCCGGGTGGGCGCGAACATGCGCCCGCCACGGCACATGTTGCCGAAGGCTCCCTGGCCGGCGCGGTGGGTACCGCCACCGCCGACACGCGGGATACGCGAGACGGCGCGACCCGTGCCCCAGGACTCGGCCGAGGTCTGGTGACCGGCCTTGCGGGAGACGGCGTAGGGCTGGCGGCTGTTGCA encodes the following:
- the LOC123105403 gene encoding 60S ribosomal protein L4-1, with product MATTARPLVSVKALDGDMATDAAGVPMPHVMKAPIRPDVITFVHRLVSCNSRQPYAVSRKAGHQTSAESWGTGRAVSRIPRVGGGGTHRAGQGAFGNMCRGGRMFAPTRIWRKWHRRVNVRLRRVAVASALAATAVPAIVTARGHRIESVPEFPLVVSDSAEGIEKTAQAIKVLKQLGAYADAEKAKQSVGIRPGKGKMRNRRYINRKGPLIVYGTEGSKIVKAFRNLPGVDVANVERLNLLDLAPGGHLGRFVIWTESAFKKLDEVYGSFEASSSKKKGFVLPRPKMTNADLGRLINSDEVQSVVKPINKEVKRREARKNPLKNAAAVLKLNPYFGTARRMAVLAEAARVKARKEKINSKRTKLSAEEASKIKAAGKAWYQTMISDSDYTEFDVFSKWLGVSQ